The Desulfosporosinus acidiphilus SJ4 genome has a window encoding:
- a CDS encoding CopZ family metallochaperone encodes MFGCCGHSNKSHSEGKTLNPQDGIVLKIEGMTCGHCKSSVEKALLKVPGVTQAEVDLAHKQAVVIGNADSSLLAKSVHEAGYKVINN; translated from the coding sequence ATGTTTGGTTGTTGTGGACATTCGAATAAAAGCCACTCTGAGGGAAAGACCTTAAATCCTCAAGATGGGATTGTATTAAAGATTGAGGGAATGACTTGTGGCCACTGCAAGAGTTCTGTTGAGAAGGCGTTATTGAAAGTTCCTGGAGTTACTCAAGCAGAAGTGGATTTAGCTCACAAACAAGCGGTGGTGATTGGAAACGCAGACAGCTCATTGCTGGCAAAGTCCGTTCATGAGGCTGGTTACAAGGTCATCAATAATTAG
- a CDS encoding multicopper oxidase family protein — MKNGVKYFELIAQPVQREILPGLYINAWGYNGSTPGPTIHVHTGDYVNIRVYNRLPESTSVHWHGLDVPNVMDGAPGMTSSPEIGPGNYFDYQFQVTNPPGTHMYHAHMDAMRQEMMGLQGGLIILEPNELGRIHRDYFLMFQEFHVDKQPMRGYTPGVYDLDPHNMDYNFFTINGRCFPNTKPLEVCTGENVRIRLSNAMETAHPIHLHGHQFYVTASDGNTISPGQRLLKNNILVASGDTWDIEFLANNPGQWPLHCHIPHHMTNNMSKSGGGMMTTVLYR, encoded by the coding sequence ATGAAAAACGGAGTAAAATACTTTGAACTAATCGCCCAACCCGTACAACGGGAGATTCTTCCAGGGCTCTACATCAACGCTTGGGGATATAATGGTAGTACTCCTGGACCAACCATCCATGTTCATACAGGAGACTATGTCAATATTCGTGTCTACAACAGGCTTCCCGAATCCACTAGCGTGCATTGGCATGGTTTAGATGTTCCAAACGTCATGGATGGCGCCCCTGGTATGACAAGTAGCCCTGAGATTGGACCCGGAAACTATTTCGATTATCAATTCCAGGTTACTAACCCTCCCGGTACTCACATGTATCACGCTCATATGGATGCGATGCGTCAAGAAATGATGGGTCTTCAAGGCGGGCTGATTATTTTAGAACCAAACGAACTAGGCAGGATTCATCGTGATTACTTCCTAATGTTTCAAGAGTTCCATGTCGACAAACAGCCCATGCGTGGATACACACCCGGCGTCTATGATCTCGATCCCCACAATATGGACTACAATTTTTTCACAATTAATGGGCGATGTTTTCCAAACACCAAGCCACTAGAAGTCTGTACAGGTGAGAATGTTCGCATTCGTTTGAGTAATGCCATGGAAACCGCCCACCCCATCCATCTCCACGGCCATCAATTCTATGTCACCGCTTCTGATGGAAACACAATTTCTCCCGGTCAACGACTATTGAAAAACAATATACTAGTCGCTTCAGGGGATACTTGGGATATTGAGTTCTTAGCCAACAACCCCGGTCAATGGCCTTTACACTGCCACATACCGCACCATATGACCAACAACATGTCCAAATCGGGAGGAGGGATGATGACAACCGTTCTTTATAGGTAA
- the dsrJ gene encoding sulfate reduction electron transfer complex DsrMKJOP subunit DsrJ — protein sequence MHKWWKIIASLVGFVVLISLPFLYNIRKSGTGPVINLNTPAIQKLAVKQCVEPANWMLANHMILLNQWRDEAVRKGKTVYINSQGKSFENSLQTCLNCHYNPALKTSDQFCVSCHDHTAVNPNCWICHILPKGAT from the coding sequence ATTCACAAATGGTGGAAAATAATTGCGTCGCTTGTTGGCTTTGTTGTCTTAATTAGCTTACCGTTCCTCTATAATATAAGGAAATCAGGCACAGGACCTGTCATAAATCTGAATACTCCAGCTATCCAGAAATTAGCGGTTAAGCAGTGTGTCGAGCCTGCGAATTGGATGTTGGCAAATCATATGATTCTGTTGAACCAATGGAGAGATGAAGCCGTGCGCAAGGGTAAAACGGTTTATATTAATAGTCAAGGGAAGTCATTCGAAAATAGTCTTCAAACGTGCTTGAACTGTCATTATAATCCGGCCTTAAAAACGTCTGATCAATTCTGTGTTTCGTGCCATGATCATACAGCCGTAAATCCTAACTGTTGGATTTGCCATATTTTGCCGAAGGGCGCTACATAA